The following proteins are encoded in a genomic region of Coffea eugenioides isolate CCC68of chromosome 6, Ceug_1.0, whole genome shotgun sequence:
- the LOC113776259 gene encoding rust resistance kinase Lr10-like, giving the protein MTNNFKEKLGEGGYGCVYKAKLRSGELVAIKMLNKSKANGQEFINEVAAPGRIHHVNVVRLVGFCVTASKHALVYDYMPNGSLEKFIFSERLDGNPLSWKKAAEIAMGVARGIEYLHQGCSMQILHFDIKPHNILLDENFMPKVSDFGLAKLHPVQNNTVSLTAVRGTLGYMAPELFYKRVGKVSSKADVYSFGMLLMELVGRRRNLNAHAEHSSQIYFPSWIYDKFDQGENLEIEDATEDENRTARKLILIALWCIQMTPDDRPSMREVVEMLQGDLTALQLPPKPLFYPPDSPQLVQSNSYSSTREESTGESVSLEETE; this is encoded by the coding sequence ATGACCAACAATTTTAAGGAAAAGTTAGGAGAAGGTGGTTATGGTTGTGTATACAAAGCAAAATTGCGTAGTGGTGAACTAGTGGCAATCAAGATGTTGAACAAGTCCAAAGCTAATGGTCAAGAATTCATCAATGAGGTTGCAGCTCCTGGAAGAATTCACCACGTTAATGTGGTGCGATTAGTGGGGTTTTGTGTAACTGCCTCAAAGCATGCACTCGTCTACGATTACATGCCTAATGGATCCCTAGAAAAGTTCATTTTCTCTGAACGTCTGGATGGAAATCCATTAAGTTGGAAGAAGGCAGCCGAGATCGCCATGGGTGTAGCTCGAGGGATTGAATACTTGCATCAAGGCTGCAGCATGCAAATTTTGCATTTTGACATAAAGCCACACAACATCTTACTTGATGAAAACTTCATGCCAAAGGTTTCTGACTTTGGACTGGCTAAATTACATCCTGTTCAAAATAATACTGTAAGTCTAACTGCTGTGAGAGGAACGTTAGGATACATGGCTCCTGAATTGTTCTACAAAAGGGTTGGAAAAGTCTCATCCAAGGCTGATGTATATAGCTTCGGAATGTTACTTATGGAGTTGGTAGGGAGGAGGAGAAACCTTAATGCACATGCTGAGCATTCAAGTCAAATATACTTCCCTTCATGGATATATGACAAATTTGACCAAGGAGAGAACCTGGAAATTGAAGATGCAACTGAAGATGAAAACAGAACTgcaagaaaattaattttgattGCATTGTGGTGTATACAGATGACGCCAGATGATCGGCCTTCAATGAGAGAAGTGGTGGAAATGCTACAAGGTGATCTCACAGCCTTGCAGTTGCCACCAAAACCTCTGTTTTATCCTCCGGATTCCCCTCAGCTGGTGCAGAGCAATAGCTATAGTAGTACTCGCGAAGAGTCAACAGGTGAGTCTGTATCACTTGAAGAAACAGAGTAA
- the LOC113774384 gene encoding uncharacterized protein LOC113774384 encodes MVTMLPLKFFAAVCFSLTMVVETVSLRCQHQFRCGKILIKVRYPLGVEGDPRGCGDPDVRLSCERNRTVLYLGPNSHKYYVAEESIHGKHESPLYSIRVIDPELQKNNCSTIPLYSNVYPYFYHSYLGPHYADNQVLFVMVTCKKPVVAPLYVGTAPCVTAKELESNYSYVVVGKRASDLVASDIEETCTIHKVMYSRFQHFLIDSTRNISFKDIHDAMASGFELEYGRYFDMCKRSIPISHIISHDRLTFHNLHVNVL; translated from the exons ATGGTCACCATGCTTCCTCTGAAGTTTTTCGCTGCAGTTTGTTTTTCCCTCACCATGGTTGTTGAGACTGTTTCTCTGAGATGCCAGCACCAATTCAGGTGCGGGAAAATCCTCATTAAAGTCAGATACCCTCTTGGAGTAGAGGGCGATCCTCGAGGCTGTGGTGACCCTGATGTTCGACTGTCTTGCGAGCGCAATCGTACTGTTTTGTACTTAGGACCCAACTCCCATAAATATTATGTAGCTGAGGAAAGCATCCACGGCAAACATGAAAGCCCCTTATATTCGATTCGCGTAATCGATCCTGAGCTGCAGAAGAACAACTGCTCCACCATTCCACTTTACTCAAATGTTTATCCTTATTTTTATCATAGTTATTTAGGCCCGCATTATGCTGATAATCAAGTGCTATTTGTGATGGTGACTTGCAAGAAACCAGTTGTAGCTCCTCTATACGTCGGCACTGCTCCTTGTGTAACTGCCAAAGAATTGGAAAGCAATTATAGTTATGTTGTAGTTGGCAAAAGAGCTAGTGATCTGGTGGCATCTGATATTGAGGAGACGTGTACCATACACAAAGTCATGTATTCACGATTTCAGCACTTTCTTATTGATAGCACAAGGAATATTTCCTTCAAGGACATCCATGACGCCATGGCATCTGGTTTTGAGCTTGAATATGGGAGATATTTCGACATGTGTAAGAGATCAATTCCCA TTTCTCATATTATCTCACATGATCGTCTAACATTTCACAACCTCCATGTAAACGTCCTGTAG
- the LOC113774385 gene encoding rust resistance kinase Lr10-like, with the protein MHSKSIRIMDPGVVKNNCSTVPLYSILDFSYSPLGPGSDAFQLIFVTCKRPVHSSMYVDTSPCLTAREFSNQEIAYQSNYSYVVVSKSSDLVASDIEETCTIHKIITSRFQHSLNVNLSFQDIHDAMASGFELKWGYMNICEGSIFKCLAVYISGLGPFVGFAIGARAIIGAILLVAFLIYKCQRRHLSVYDAIEEYLQSRNNLIPIRYSYKQIKKMTNNFKEKLGEGGYGCVYKAKLRSGELVAIKMLNKSKANGQEFINEVAALGRIHHVNVVRLVGFCVTASKHALVYDYMPNGSLEKFIFSKRLDGNPLSWKKATEIAMGVARGIEYLHQGCSMQILHFDIKPHNILLDENFTPKVSDFGLAKLHPVQNNTVSLTAVRGTLGYMAPELFYKRVGKVSSKADVYSFGMLLMELVGRRRNLNAHAEHSSQMYFPSSIYDKFDQGENLEIEDATEDENRTARKLILIALWCIQMTPDDRPSMREVVEMLQGDLTALRLPPKPLFYPPDSPRLVQSNSYSSTCEESTGPLCESVSLEETE; encoded by the exons ATGCATTCAAAATCGATTCGTATTATGGATCCTGGGGTTGTGAAGAACAACTGCTCCACCGTTCCACTTTACTCAATTCTTGACTTTTCTTATAGTCCTCTAGGCCCTGGTTCTGACGCTTTTCAATTGATTTTTGTGACTTGTAAGAGACCAGTCCATTCTTCTATGTATGTAGACACCTCTCCTTGTTTAACCGCCAGGGAATTTTCCAATCAGGAAATTGCTTATCAGAGCAATTACAGTTATGTAGTGGTCAGTAAATCTTCGGATCTGGTGGCATCTGATATCGAAGAGACATGTACCATCCACAAAATCATTACTTCACGGTTTCAGCACTCTCTGAATGTCAACCTTTCTTTCCAGGACATCCATGACGCCATGGcatctggttttgagcttaaatGGGGTTATATGAACATATGCGAGGGGTCAATTTTCA AATGTTTAGCAGTATACATTAGTGGTCTGGGCCCGTTCGTAG GTTTTGCCATTGGAGCAAGAGCAATTATTGGTGCTATATTACTAGTTGCATTTCTCATCTATAAGTGCCAACGAAGGCATTTATCGGTATATGATGCTATAGAAGAGTATCTCCAAAGTCGCAACAACTTGATCCCTATCAGGTACTCCTATAAACAAATCAAGAAGATGACCAACAATTTTAAGGAAAAGTTAGGAGAAGGTGGTTATGGTTGTGTATACAAAGCAAAATTGCGGAGTGGTGAACTAGTGGCAATCAAGATGTTGAACAAGTCCAAAGCTAATGGCCAAGAATTCATCAATGAGGTTGCAGCTCTTGGAAGAATTCACCACGTTAATGTGGTGCGATTAGTGGGGTTTTGTGTAACTGCCTCAAAGCATGCACTCGTCTACGATTACATGCCCAATGGATCCCTAGAAAAGTTCATTTTCTCCAAACGTCTGGATGGAAATCCATTAAGTTGGAAGAAGGCAACCGAGATCGCCATGGGTGTAGCTCGAGGGATTGAATACTTGCATCAAGGCTGCAGCATGCAAATTTTGCATTTTGACATAAAGCCACACAACATCTTACTTGATGAAAACTTCACGCCAAAGGTTTCTGACTTTGGACTGGCTAAATTGCATCCTGTTCAAAATAATACTGTAAGTCTAACTGCTGTGAGAGGAACATTAGGATACATGGCTCCAGAATTGTTCTACAAAAGGGTTGGAAAAGTCTCGTCCAAGGCTGATGTATATAGCTTCGGAATGCTACTTATGGAGTTGGTAGGAAGGAGGAGAAACCTTAATGCACATGCTGAGCATTCAAGCCAAATGTACTTCCCTTCATCGATATATGACAAATTTGACCAAGGAGAGAACCTGGAAATTGAAGATGCAACTGAAGATGAAAACAGAACTgcaagaaaattaattttgattGCATTGTGGTGTATACAGATGACGCCAGATGATCGGCCTTCAATGAGAGAAGTGGTGGAAATGCTACAAGGTGATCTCACAGCCTTGCGGTTGCCACCAAAACCTCTGTTTTATCCTCCGGATTCCCCTCGGCTGGTGCAGAGCAATAGCTATAGTAGTACTTGCGAAGAGTCAACAGGGCCCCTATGTGAGTCTGTATCTCTTGAAGAAACAGAGTAA